The uncultured Sphaerochaeta sp. genome includes the window ATAGGCGGTAACTTCAATACCATTGGAAAGTCGCACACGTGCAACCTTTCTCAAAGCAGAGTTCGGCTTCTTCGGGGTTACGGTCATGACCCTGGTGCATACACCACGCTTCTGGGGACAACCTTCGAGGGCTGGGGACTTTGTCTTCTGGACAATGGTCTTTCTACCCTTTCTGATCAGCTGATTAATAGTAGGCATCTTATCGACACACTCCCTTTTCTTTCTTTGACCCACTGCTTCTCACAAACACAGGGATCTGCGCCACCCCTACGGGCAACACGTCATATGTAAAATCCGTACCCAGCATGGACACAGCGGTGTGGTTTTACACGGTCCGGCAAGGCTGCATATGCGCCAACAGGCGCATAGGTCAATCCTCGTCGGAATCGTCCACATCCACGGTATCACCCACGGATTTCATGTCTGCCAAATCTTCAACGTCAAATTCATCATCTGCAATCATCTCTTGGTGTCGTGAAGCCTTTACTGCATCAACTCTCTGCTGCAGTCTCAGCAACTCCTCATCCTTGAGTTTAACATCGCGATAAAGACGCATACCAGTTCCCGCAGGAATCAGGTGACCGATAATGACGTTCTCTTTCAAACCACGCAACTCATCTTTACTACCAGCTATTGCTGCATTTGTCAAGACCTTGGTTGTCTCCTGGAAGGACGCCGCACTGATGAATGAGTCGATACTCAAGGAGGCTCGCGTGATACCAAGCAGCAGTGGCTGTGCAACAGCAGGCTCACCACCTTCGGTAATCACCCGGTCATTCTCCTCGAAGAACCGATACTTGTCCACCTGCTGGCCGTGGATCAAATTGGTATCACCAACATGGACCACCTCGACCTTACGCAGCATCTGCCTGACAATAACTCCCAAGTGCTTGTCGTTGATCTGTACTCCCTGCATTCGATAGACTTCCTGAACTTCATCCACGAGGAAGGACTGCAGTGCATTCTCTCCAAGGATATCAAGGATGTCATGGGGATCGACAGATCCATCACACAATGGCTCAGCAGCTTCGACAGAATCACCATCACGGACCAACAGGTTCCTTCCCATTGGTACCATATGCTTGTATTCATTACCGAATGGGTCAGTTACCAAGATGGTACGCTTACCCTTTACGATATTGCCAAAGCTAATTAAGCCAGCAACCTGAGCAAGGATTGCAGCGTTCTTCGGCCGGCGAGCCTCGAACAGCTCACCAACACGGGGAAGACCACCGGTAATATCCTTCGTTTTGGTCCCTTCTTTAAGCAACTTGGCGAGAATCATACCCTTGTCAATCTTCACATTGTCCTGGGTCTGGATATACGATCCGCCAGGCAGCAAGTAGACTGCAAGAATATCTCCCTTTCCATGTTCCTCACTGGTAATCTCAATACGAGGCTGCAAGGACTCAAGGCTATGCTCGGTAATCTTCTTCTCAATATTACCGGTTTCCTCATTCACCTCTTCAACCAACGTGGTTCCCAGCTTGATATCAACAAAGTGGGAGAACCCTCCCTCTTCTGCAATAACCGGCTCACTGAACGGGTCAAATGTTACAAGCGGAGTTTTTGGTTCCAAATAGTCCCCACTCTTAACCATGAGCTCTGAACCAGCCTTCACCACCTGCGTGGTGGAGTGCCCGATCAAATAAACCTTGGACTCATATATTCTGACGGTTCCGTTCTCTTCACTTGCAACCACTTCCCCGTCCTTTTCATAGAACGGAGTACCCTTGGCTACAATATGGCCATCTTCAACAAGAAGCTTGTCGTAGGAGGATGCATCCATGATGGAGTTCACACGGAAGTATTCGATATGTCCCTTACGGGTGAACACTTCCATCTTGTCACTCTCACGAATAACCCTTGAGCCAGTAATGGCGCCGATGACAATCGGATAGTTGAAGGTGAGCTTACTCTCCTCGGAACTGGTAGAAGCAGTACCACCAACGTGGAACGTACGCATGGTTAGCTGGGTACCGGGCTGGCCAATCGACTGGGCAGCGATGATACCTACAGCCTCACCGATTACTACCGGCCGGTTTGTGGCAAGGTTACGACCATAGCACTTGCGGCATACACCATGCTTTGCCTCACAGGTAAGCACAGTCTTCAGGAGGACCTGTTCAATACCAGCTTCCTCAATCTTTCGGGCAGTAATCTCGTCAATTTCCTCATTTGCAGTGGCGATAACTTCACGAGTAAATGGATGCAAGACATCCTCTACCGGACAGCGCCCTACAATGCGGTCTGCAAGGTTCTCAACAATTTCATCACCATCCTTGAGTGCTCCACGCCAAATACCATTGATGGTGTGACAGTCATCCTCATTGACCACAACGTCTTGGCTGATATCAACCAGACGACGGGTGAGGTACCCTGCCTCAGCAGTCTTCAATGCGGTATCGGAAAGGCCCTTACGAGCACCATTGGTGGAGATGAAGAACTCGATGATCGACAACCCTTCCTTGAAGTTCGATTTAATGGGGAATTCGATAACATCACCACTTGGCTTTGCCATCAAACCACGCATACCACCGAGCTGCCTGATCTGGGTCTTTGATCCACGAGCACCTGAGTCTGCCATGAGGAAGAGCGGGTTGAAGCCCTTCTGGCTGACCTTCAATTCCTTCATCAACTCATCGGTCAGCAAGTCATTGGTCTGTGTCCAAACCTCAATGACCCTGTTGTACCGTTCTTCCTGAGTGATATGTCCCTGACGATACTGGTCAAGAATCTTCTGCTGCTCTAGATTGGCCTTAGTCATGAGCTCTGCCTTTCCAGCAGGTACAATCATGTCAGAGAGACCAATGGTAGCACCAAAGAAAGTTGCATATCGATATCCGAGGTCCTTGATGGAATCAAGCATATCAACAGCAATTGAGTTGTCATTCGCCTTCAGTGTATCACCGATAAGAGTCTTCAACTCCTTATCACCCATTGTAGTGTTCTGGAAAGGAACGCCTTCTGGGAGTGCTGCATTGAACAATACCCTTCCTGGAGTTGTCTCCAAACGGGTACCATCCTCGAATCTAAAGCGAATCTTTGCATTGTAGGAGAGCAGACCACTATCAATTGCCTGTTCCAACTCACCAATACTGGTATAGTACTTGCCCTCTCCAGGTGCGCCACTCATCTCACGGGTCAGATAGTTGATACCCATGACCATATCCTGTGAAGGGTATACGATTGGTTTACCATTTGCAGGGTCAAGAAGGTTGGTAACCGAGAGCATCAAGGTCCAGCATTCCAACTGGGCGGCATGAGTCAAGGGTACGTGCACAGCCATCTGGTCACCGTCGAAGTCAGCATTGTATGCATGACATACCAATGGGTGCAACTTGATGGCTTTGCCATCAACCAATACCGGCTCAAAGGCCTGTATACCAAGACGGTGAAGCGTAGGTGCACGGTTGAGCAATACAGGGTGGTCCTTGACGACATCGTCAAGAATCGACCAGACGGCATCCGTCTCTTCCTCGACCAGGCTCTTTGCCTTCTTGATATTGTAGACAACACCATCCTGTACCAACTTCTTCATGATGAAAGGCTTGTACAGTTCAAGGGCCATCTTGGAAGGAAGACCACACTGATGCATCCTAAGCTCTGGACCGACAACGATAACGGAACGACCTGAGTAGTCAACACGCTTTCCAAGCAGGTTCTGTCTGAAACGTCCCTGTTTTCCCTTAAGCATGTCGGAAAGACTCTTGAGAGGTCTATTGCTTGCACCCTTGACCACTCTCTTTCTCTTGGAGTTGTCAAACAGCGCATCAACAGCCTCCTGCAACATACGCTTTTCATTGCGGATGATGATATCAGGAGCATTAAGCTTGACCAAACGGTCAAGACGATTGTTTCTGTTGATGACCCTACGATAGAGATCATTGAGGTCACTGGTTGCAAATCTTCCGCCATCAAGCTGGACCATTGGTCTCAGATCTGGTGGAATAACTGGGATAACTGTAAGAATCATCCATTCAGGGCGGTTGCCACTGTCACGGAAGTTCTCACATACCTCAATTCGCTTGAGCAGGCGCTTGTCAGCCTTGTCGGCTTTCTGGCGCATCTGTTCACGCAGTTCACGGCTGAGCTCTTCAAGATCAAGGTTCACAAGCAATTTACGTACTGCCTCTGCACCCATACCTGCCTCAAATGAGTCACCATACTGTTCACGGGCCTGCCAGAACTCTTCTTCACTGAGCAACTGCTTGGGCTTCAAGCTGGTATCCCCAGCATTGATAACCACATACTTTTCATAGTAGAGAACACTCTGCAGTGCATTACGGGAGATATCAAGCAACATGCTCATTCGGCTGGGAACTGAGCGGTAGTACCAAATGTGTGATACCGGAGCTGCCAGGGAGATGTGTCCCATGCGCTCACGACGGACCTTGGTGTTGGTTACTTCAACACCACAACGGTCACAAATAACACCCTTGTATCGAATCGATTTAAACTTTCCGCAGTAGCACTCCCACTCCTTGGTGGTACCGAAGATTTTCTCACAGAACAGACCATCGCGCTCTGGGCGCAAGGTCCGGTAGTTGATCGTCTCCGGCTTCTTCACTTCACCATAAGACCAATCTCTGATCTGTTCTGGTGAAGCCAGTTTTATCATGATGCTATCGAAATCTTGAATTTCCTTCATCTGTATTTCTCCTGGTTAGTTGAGGGAGCCTTTCGACTGCTTGGCGATCAACTCTTCATCACGTTCGGTAAGGGGCACCTGCTGACCCTTGGAGTCATACACCGACATATCCAAAGCCAAGCCACGGATCTCCTGAACCAATACATTGAATGCCTCAGGCATTCCCGCAGTAGAGGCTGGTTCACCCTTGACAATACTCTCATAAATCTTGACACGACCGTTCATGTCATCACTCTTGATGGTCAAGAGTTCCTGGAGAGTATTTGCAGCTCCGTACGCCTCAAGCGCCCAGACTTCCATTTCTCCAAGACGCTGGCCACCAAACTGGGCCTTACCACCAAGTGGCTGCTGGGTTACCAGTGAGTAAGGTCCTGTGGAACGAGCATGCATCTTATCATCAACCAAGTGGTGCAATTTCAGGTAATAGATATACCCGCAGAATACCGGATTGACGAACGGTACACCGGTCTGTCCATCATAGAGCTTTACCTTGGAGTTCTCAGGAAGACCGGCATTGCGCATCTTCTCCTCAATCTGTTCCATGGTGGCACTCTGGAAAACCGGAGTGGAATACCATTCACCCAGCTTGACAGCTGCCCAGCCGAGCTGAGTCTCCATCAACTGACCAATATTCATTCGGGATGGAACACCGAGTGGGTTCAAACAAACATCAAGCGGGGTACCATCCTCCATGAACGGCATATCCTCTTCAGGAAGGATCCGGCTGACAACACCCTTGTTTCCGTGTCGACCAGCCATCTTGTCACCCTGTCGAAGTTTTCGCTTGGTTGCAATAAGAACCTTTACGGTCTCCTCAACACCTGGGGGAAGCTCATCATTGTTGCTGCGCTTCAAACGCTGGATGTCAATGACTGTTCCTTCGGTACCATGGGGTACCTTCAAGGAAGTATCACGAACTTCTTTGGCCTTCTCACCAAAGATTGAGTTGAGCAACTTGAATTCAGGGGTTGTATCACTCTCACTCTTCGGGGTTACCTTTCCAACCATGATTGATCCAGGTCGAACCATGGTTCCAATGCGGACGATACCGTCCTCATCAAGCTGTTCAAGCATCTTTTCACTGGTGTTTGGAATATCACGGGTAAGCTTCTCAGGACCAAGCTTGGTCTCACGAATATCTGTGGTGAACTCCTTGATATGCACACTGGTGAAAATGTCATCCTTGACAACGCGCTCACTGATCAGGACCGCATCCTCATAGTTGTATCCATGCCAAGGCACGAATCCAACGAGAATATTTCTACCAAGAGCCAACTCCCCTTCCTGGGTTGCGGGGCCGTCAGCGAGGACTGCCCCGGCTTCAACATGCTGCCCAAAGGAAACAATCGGTTTTTGGTTGAAACAGGTATCTTGGTTGGTTCTCTGGAACTTCTGGATTGGGTAGACATCAACCTCACCCTCAATCTCAGCATCATCAACACTGATCACAACTTTCTCAGCACTGACATAGGCAATGGTTCCTGCACGTTTTGCTTTGACCAGGACGCCACTATCGTAAGCAGCCTTTCCTTCTATGCCTGTTCCAACTCTTGGCGTTTCTGGGAATACAAGAGGTACAGCCTGGCGCTGCATGTTCGATCCCATCAATGCACGGTTTGCGTCATCGTGCTCAAGGAAGGGAATCAAGGATGCTGCAACACTGAGTACCTGCTTGGGAGAAACGTCAATGTATTTGATGTCGGTTGCCGGCTTTGTGGAGTAATCCCCACTACGACGAACCGGAATTTCCTTGTCGATGAAGTTACCATCTTCATCAACCTTGGCATTCGCCTGGGCAATGAAGAACTTCTCCTCATCATTTGCATCAAGATAGCGGTACTGCTTGGATACAACCCCGTTGACTACCTTTCGGTATGGGGATTCCAGGAAGCCGTGCTGATTGATGCGGGTATAGTTTGCCAATGAGACAATAAGACCGATGTTTGGTCCTTCAGGAGTCTCAATAGGACAAATTCTTCCATAATGGGTGTAGTGAACGTCACGTACCTCAAATCCAGCACGGTCACGGCTCAAACCACCTGGTCCCAATGCATTGAGCCTTCTTTTATGAGTAAGCTCTGCAAGCGGGTTAACCTGGTCCATGAACTGGGAAAGCTGGCTACTACCGAAGAATTCCTTGATGGCCGCAATAATTGGCTTGATGGAGATAAGATCCTGTGGTTTTACAGAACCTGACTCGAGATTCATGCGCTCCTTTGCAATACGCTCCATACGAGCAAAAGCACTCTTGAGTGCATTCTGCAGGAGCTCTCCAACGGAACGAACACGACGATTGCCGAGGTGGTCAATGTCATCGACATTTTCCTCACGAATGAACACCTTGATCAGGAATCCCATCGTATTGACGATATCCTGCGGAGTAAGGACGGTCAGATCGGTGGAAGCCATTTCTTCTTCCTCTTCACTACCAGTTCCGAACTTCTTGTTGAATTTATATCGACCTACAGACCCAAGGTCATAGCGACGGCTTGAGAAGAACATGTCCGGAAGGTCACGCTCTGCACGCTCAATGGCTATCATTTCACCAGGCATCAAGACTGAGAAAATGGGAGAGAGGACATCTTCCTTGGTCGGCTCATCATAGCCTTCACGGGTGTATTTGGCATCCTCGATCTCGAAACAGTTGAGAATCATATCGCTGTGGAGCGTACCCTCTCCACGGAGATTCACCAACTCAACGGAAGTTACCTTCAGCTCAAGAAGTTCATCAATCTCATGGGCATGCAGCATATCACCAGCTCGAAACACTTTCTTGGATGCTCCATCAACTGTTGCATATACATCCTTGAAAAGATAACGATTCTCCAAGCTTGACTTGAAATCACCATCATCTACCAGGTCAACCATTTCGCCTGTGTAGAAGTGCTCAAGAATCTTCTCACGAGTATCCAACCCAATTGCACGCAGGAAGAGCGTACCGAGGATACGTTTCTTACGATCAATCTTGGTATAGATGAGATGCTTCTTATCATCAATCTCAAACTCCAGCCAAGAACCCCTGTAGGGAATGATCCTGGAAGAGTAGACATCTTTTTCGTTGGAAAAAATGACACCGGGAGAACGGTGGATCTGACTGACCACAACGCGCTCTGCACCGTTGATAATAAATGTGCCACGATCGGTCATCAGCGGGATATCCCCAAAGAAGATTTCCTTTTCTCTCATCTCTCCATTGGAGAACTCGAGGCTGATCGTGACTTTGATGGGTACGCTATAGGATCGACCCTTCTTCTTGCACTCCATTTGGGAGAACTTGATGTTGTCATAGTCGATTGTATACCCTTTGTAAGCGAGACGCATCTCGCCATTGGGACTATCAATGGGGAATGTTGACTGGAACACTTCCTCCAGCCCGTACGACGGATCTGGCGCCAGTCCTTTCAGACAGCGATCCAGCTGTAAGAACCTCTCGTAGGAATCGAGCTGGACTCCAATCAAGTTGGGAAGTTCACAGACTTCATGTAGTTCAGAACCGATGTACGTGCGTGTTATGGATTTGCCGTTGGCAACCATCATGTACCCTCCAAAGTCAAAAGAAAAACAGACATAATCCCTTGCATAACAAGGAAAACAAAGACACAGTTGGCCACCGGTGTCTATCCGGTGGCTTGGTGAACCGGGCTAACGCCCTCTTACAAAGAACAAGAGCTGGGAACCAGGGGTTGCCTGGCTCCCCAGGCTCAGATTAGTCAACGGGCTTGACCTCAACAGTACAGCCAGTAGCCTCAAGTTTCTCCTTGAGAGCATCTGCGTCTGCCTTGCTGACAGCTTCCTTGACAACCTTATCGCCAGCCTCAACAAGTTCCTTTGCTTCCTTCAGGCCGAGGCCGGTGATAGCACGGACTTCCTTGATGGCAGCAATCTTCTTGGAAGGATCTGCAGCCTTGAGGATGACGTTGAATTCGGTCGGCTCTTCAACTGCTTCAGCAGCTGCTGCAGGACCAGCAGCAACAGCAGCAGCTGCAGCCTGGACGCCGAACTTCTCTTCCATCATCTTGATGAGGTCAGCGACCTCCATGACGGACATACTTGCGATTGATTCCAAAATCTCTTCTTTAGTAGCCATATTATCTTCTCCTTATACAGTTTTCTATCTACACAGTCATAGCAGGTTACCTGTGAAGACTAAGACTGTGTCTAGTTCTCTTCGCTGGCAGACTCTACTGAGCCACCATTGTTCTCGACATAGGCAAGCAAGGTTGCTGCCAGCTTCTGCACGGGAGCCTTCATGGTTCCCATCAAGGATGCAATCAGTTCCAATTTGGTTGGGAGCTTGCTGAAAGCCTCAATCTGTTCGGCATTGTAGAATTCACCATCAAGAAGAGCGCCTTTCACTTCAATGGAAGCACCCTCTTTCTTGATTGCAAACAGATCCTTGGCAACAACATTGGCCTCATCACCCTTCACCAAAGCGATGGCGGTGGGCCCAACAAGCTGCTCGTCAGCAGTTCTATCCAGGTCGGTGAGTGCAATCTTTGCAAACCGGTTCTTAACAACACGGAATGCTGCATCCTTCTCCATAAGAGTTCTACGAAGCTTGGTGATCTGCTCAACAGTCATACCACGGTAATCGGTGAAGATATACCCGGTGTACTGGCTGAACTCATCCTTCAAAGCCTTGACAGCCTCTTCCTTCGCAGGGGTAATACGAGTTTTATGATCCATACTATGCTTCTCCTCTTACACCGTGGCCGACATATCCTTCACATTGACCCGGACTCCCGGACCCATGGTGGAGGAAAGTGCGATACTGACCACGAAGTCAGCCTTTGCGTCAGATGGCTTCTTACGGACGATTTCCTTGACAACAGATTTGGCGTTTTCACTTACCAAAGCAGGATCCATGGAGACCTTACCGATGGGAAGGTGGACAACGTTTGTCTTGTCAGAACGGAACTCGACACGACCTTGGGAAAGCTCAGCAAGAGCACCCTTGACGTCGAACGTTACAGTCTGGGTCTTGGGGTTCGGCATCAAGCCTCGGCGACCAAGAATCGGACCAAGACGACCTACGTCCTTCATCATGTCAGGAGTGGCGACTGCCACATCAAAATCCATCCAACCACCGCGAATCTTCTCGATCAGGTCAGTGTCACCAACATAGGCTGCACCAGCTTCACGAGCTTCTTCTGCCTTCTCTCCCTTAGCGAATACAAGGATACGCTTCTGGGCGGAAAACTGATTGGGAAGGACTACCGTGTCACGAACACTCTGGCTTTTCTTGAGGGTCAGCTTAACGGATACCTCAACAGTCTCATCAAATGAAGCGAAAGCAAGTTCTTTTACCAAAGCTGCTGCTTCATCAAATGTATAGAGCTTCTCACGGTCAACATTTTTAATTGCTTCTCGATACTTCTTTCCGTGTTTCATACTATTGCTCCACCTCTACACCCATACTGCGGGCTGTTCCAGCAACAATTCTCTTTGCAGCCTCGATGTCATTTGCATTGAGGTCCTTCAATTTGGTTGTTGCGATTTCAGTCAGCTGGTCCTGTGAGAGCTTGCCAACCTTCACCTTGTTGGGACTTCCACTACCACTACTCAGACCAAGAGCCTTCTTGATGAGTACTGCAGCAGGGGGAGTCTTCAGGATGAACGTGAAGCTCTTGTCGGCATAAACAGTGATGATAACGGGAAGAATGAGCCCAGGTTCGTAGTTCTTTGTCTTGTCATTGAACTCCTGGACAAACTTAGGGGCACTGACACCATGGGGTCCAAGCGCGGGCCCGATTGGGGGTGCCGGCGTAGCCTTCTGGGCAGGGCACTGCAACTTAATAATTGCAGACACCTTTTTCTTTGCCATGTTTCTCTCCTTACGCAATAAATCCAACCTATGGATTGGATTGTGCGCTGGTATTAACGCCTGTCATACGATCAGGCTCCCACCTCATCTCACAATGAGGGAGTAATCACAAACAAATGGACTCGGTTGTAAAAGAACAGAAAAATCTCGTGCAGTAATCCAGTCCAAAGACTACTACAGAATCTTTTCTACTTGGAGGAAATCCACCTCAACCGGAGTGGAGCGTCCGAAAATTCCAACGCTGACCCGCATACGGGCCTTTTCCAAATTGACTTCCTCGATAACCCCGGTGAAGGAATCGAAAGGACCGTCAATAATGCGTACCTGCTCTCCAATGGAGAAGGTCTGCTTAGGTTTGAACACCTTCTCAGCAGGAAGATCACCCGTTTTCTGGAAGAGGTTCTTCACTTCAGCTGCTGATAAGGGTTGCGGCTTAACGCTGTCACTCGGGCTTACAAACCCAGTAACACCCTGTATACGCTTGATGTGAGAACACCAGGTCTTCCAACTTGTATCGGGCAGGTCTAGCTCAACCAGGATATAGCCGGGAAGAATTTTACGCTTCACCTCACGTCTCACCCCTTCCTTAACCTCTACTACGGTTTCAAAAGGAACTTTGACATCAGTGCAAACAAGCGCGAAGTCCATATCGGTCTCGCGCATCTTGTTGATGATTCGCTCAATCTTCTGTTCGTACCCAGAATATGTGTGTACTACGTACCAGCCTTTAGCCATGACTCCGCCTTACAGAATAAACAATACACCTTTAAGCAGGAGGAAGTCCACCAACCCAAGGAATATTGCAACGATGGCTGTAGACACAAGTACGACCTTTGTGGAAGAAATAACAGCTTCACGGGAGGGCCAGACAACCTTTTTCAGTTCCTGGGAAGACTCCTTGAAATACTTAAATAGCTTCTTCATTGAAGGGCTCCTTGAGGGAAAAGATCGAGAAGCTAACAGGCCAAGAAGGATTCGAACCCTCAACATCCGGTTTTGGAGACCAGCGCTCTACCAGTTGGAGCTATTGGCCTATTTGCTTCTCGATCGAAACAACCTTATTTAATTTTTGCCTCGCGGTGCAAGGTGTGCTTGCGCTCGAACGGACAATACTTCTTTAACTCAAGTTTACCCTGAGTATTTCTCCGATTCTTCTCGGTAGTGTAATTTTTCTGCTTACATTCGGTGCACTGAAGAGCAATTTTCTCAACAGGACCTTTTTTCTTTGAATCAGCCATTACGTGCTCCTCGGTGAGTTTTCACCTCAATTCCACTCCCCATTGGAAGGGGATAAAAAAAGAGCCCTCGAACGGATTTGAACCGTTGACCCCCACCTTACCATGGTGGTGCTCTACCGACTGAGCTACAAGGGCGTCGGTCATATGCAGGCAAATCCACGAGATAGTCAACCTGCAACATGCAGAAGCAAACTTACCAAAGAGCAGGTCTTTTGTCAATATACCTGTTCAAGAAAGAAGAAAAAGTTGAACCAGTTGCCCAGAAAACACCAATCTTATATAGTGTAGATGTGCTATTTGTACGAAACACAAGGAGTTCCTATGCAGGATCAACAGAAAACCAAGTACGGTCATC containing:
- the rpsL gene encoding 30S ribosomal protein S12; this encodes MPTINQLIRKGRKTIVQKTKSPALEGCPQKRGVCTRVMTVTPKKPNSALRKVARVRLSNGIEVTAYIPGIGHNLQEHSVVLLRGGRVKDLPGVRYHIVRGAKDTLGVADRKRSRSKYGAKKPKA
- the rpoC gene encoding DNA-directed RNA polymerase subunit beta' encodes the protein MKEIQDFDSIMIKLASPEQIRDWSYGEVKKPETINYRTLRPERDGLFCEKIFGTTKEWECYCGKFKSIRYKGVICDRCGVEVTNTKVRRERMGHISLAAPVSHIWYYRSVPSRMSMLLDISRNALQSVLYYEKYVVINAGDTSLKPKQLLSEEEFWQAREQYGDSFEAGMGAEAVRKLLVNLDLEELSRELREQMRQKADKADKRLLKRIEVCENFRDSGNRPEWMILTVIPVIPPDLRPMVQLDGGRFATSDLNDLYRRVINRNNRLDRLVKLNAPDIIIRNEKRMLQEAVDALFDNSKRKRVVKGASNRPLKSLSDMLKGKQGRFRQNLLGKRVDYSGRSVIVVGPELRMHQCGLPSKMALELYKPFIMKKLVQDGVVYNIKKAKSLVEEETDAVWSILDDVVKDHPVLLNRAPTLHRLGIQAFEPVLVDGKAIKLHPLVCHAYNADFDGDQMAVHVPLTHAAQLECWTLMLSVTNLLDPANGKPIVYPSQDMVMGINYLTREMSGAPGEGKYYTSIGELEQAIDSGLLSYNAKIRFRFEDGTRLETTPGRVLFNAALPEGVPFQNTTMGDKELKTLIGDTLKANDNSIAVDMLDSIKDLGYRYATFFGATIGLSDMIVPAGKAELMTKANLEQQKILDQYRQGHITQEERYNRVIEVWTQTNDLLTDELMKELKVSQKGFNPLFLMADSGARGSKTQIRQLGGMRGLMAKPSGDVIEFPIKSNFKEGLSIIEFFISTNGARKGLSDTALKTAEAGYLTRRLVDISQDVVVNEDDCHTINGIWRGALKDGDEIVENLADRIVGRCPVEDVLHPFTREVIATANEEIDEITARKIEEAGIEQVLLKTVLTCEAKHGVCRKCYGRNLATNRPVVIGEAVGIIAAQSIGQPGTQLTMRTFHVGGTASTSSEESKLTFNYPIVIGAITGSRVIRESDKMEVFTRKGHIEYFRVNSIMDASSYDKLLVEDGHIVAKGTPFYEKDGEVVASEENGTVRIYESKVYLIGHSTTQVVKAGSELMVKSGDYLEPKTPLVTFDPFSEPVIAEEGGFSHFVDIKLGTTLVEEVNEETGNIEKKITEHSLESLQPRIEITSEEHGKGDILAVYLLPGGSYIQTQDNVKIDKGMILAKLLKEGTKTKDITGGLPRVGELFEARRPKNAAILAQVAGLISFGNIVKGKRTILVTDPFGNEYKHMVPMGRNLLVRDGDSVEAAEPLCDGSVDPHDILDILGENALQSFLVDEVQEVYRMQGVQINDKHLGVIVRQMLRKVEVVHVGDTNLIHGQQVDKYRFFEENDRVITEGGEPAVAQPLLLGITRASLSIDSFISAASFQETTKVLTNAAIAGSKDELRGLKENVIIGHLIPAGTGMRLYRDVKLKDEELLRLQQRVDAVKASRHQEMIADDEFDVEDLADMKSVGDTVDVDDSDED
- the rpoB gene encoding DNA-directed RNA polymerase subunit beta, producing MVANGKSITRTYIGSELHEVCELPNLIGVQLDSYERFLQLDRCLKGLAPDPSYGLEEVFQSTFPIDSPNGEMRLAYKGYTIDYDNIKFSQMECKKKGRSYSVPIKVTISLEFSNGEMREKEIFFGDIPLMTDRGTFIINGAERVVVSQIHRSPGVIFSNEKDVYSSRIIPYRGSWLEFEIDDKKHLIYTKIDRKKRILGTLFLRAIGLDTREKILEHFYTGEMVDLVDDGDFKSSLENRYLFKDVYATVDGASKKVFRAGDMLHAHEIDELLELKVTSVELVNLRGEGTLHSDMILNCFEIEDAKYTREGYDEPTKEDVLSPIFSVLMPGEMIAIERAERDLPDMFFSSRRYDLGSVGRYKFNKKFGTGSEEEEEMASTDLTVLTPQDIVNTMGFLIKVFIREENVDDIDHLGNRRVRSVGELLQNALKSAFARMERIAKERMNLESGSVKPQDLISIKPIIAAIKEFFGSSQLSQFMDQVNPLAELTHKRRLNALGPGGLSRDRAGFEVRDVHYTHYGRICPIETPEGPNIGLIVSLANYTRINQHGFLESPYRKVVNGVVSKQYRYLDANDEEKFFIAQANAKVDEDGNFIDKEIPVRRSGDYSTKPATDIKYIDVSPKQVLSVAASLIPFLEHDDANRALMGSNMQRQAVPLVFPETPRVGTGIEGKAAYDSGVLVKAKRAGTIAYVSAEKVVISVDDAEIEGEVDVYPIQKFQRTNQDTCFNQKPIVSFGQHVEAGAVLADGPATQEGELALGRNILVGFVPWHGYNYEDAVLISERVVKDDIFTSVHIKEFTTDIRETKLGPEKLTRDIPNTSEKMLEQLDEDGIVRIGTMVRPGSIMVGKVTPKSESDTTPEFKLLNSIFGEKAKEVRDTSLKVPHGTEGTVIDIQRLKRSNNDELPPGVEETVKVLIATKRKLRQGDKMAGRHGNKGVVSRILPEEDMPFMEDGTPLDVCLNPLGVPSRMNIGQLMETQLGWAAVKLGEWYSTPVFQSATMEQIEEKMRNAGLPENSKVKLYDGQTGVPFVNPVFCGYIYYLKLHHLVDDKMHARSTGPYSLVTQQPLGGKAQFGGQRLGEMEVWALEAYGAANTLQELLTIKSDDMNGRVKIYESIVKGEPASTAGMPEAFNVLVQEIRGLALDMSVYDSKGQQVPLTERDEELIAKQSKGSLN
- the rplL gene encoding 50S ribosomal protein L7/L12 is translated as MATKEEILESIASMSVMEVADLIKMMEEKFGVQAAAAAVAAGPAAAAEAVEEPTEFNVILKAADPSKKIAAIKEVRAITGLGLKEAKELVEAGDKVVKEAVSKADADALKEKLEATGCTVEVKPVD
- the rplJ gene encoding 50S ribosomal protein L10, which produces MDHKTRITPAKEEAVKALKDEFSQYTGYIFTDYRGMTVEQITKLRRTLMEKDAAFRVVKNRFAKIALTDLDRTADEQLVGPTAIALVKGDEANVVAKDLFAIKKEGASIEVKGALLDGEFYNAEQIEAFSKLPTKLELIASLMGTMKAPVQKLAATLLAYVENNGGSVESASEEN
- the rplA gene encoding 50S ribosomal protein L1, which gives rise to MKHGKKYREAIKNVDREKLYTFDEAAALVKELAFASFDETVEVSVKLTLKKSQSVRDTVVLPNQFSAQKRILVFAKGEKAEEAREAGAAYVGDTDLIEKIRGGWMDFDVAVATPDMMKDVGRLGPILGRRGLMPNPKTQTVTFDVKGALAELSQGRVEFRSDKTNVVHLPIGKVSMDPALVSENAKSVVKEIVRKKPSDAKADFVVSIALSSTMGPGVRVNVKDMSATV
- the rplK gene encoding 50S ribosomal protein L11 is translated as MAKKKVSAIIKLQCPAQKATPAPPIGPALGPHGVSAPKFVQEFNDKTKNYEPGLILPVIITVYADKSFTFILKTPPAAVLIKKALGLSSGSGSPNKVKVGKLSQDQLTEIATTKLKDLNANDIEAAKRIVAGTARSMGVEVEQ